The Neoarius graeffei isolate fNeoGra1 chromosome 23, fNeoGra1.pri, whole genome shotgun sequence genome segment TGAAGGggggagtgcgtgtgtgtgtgtgtgtgtgtgtgtgtgtgtgtgtgagagacatgcAGTACAGTGTGTCAGGGCGTCTGTTCGAGTCCTCCAGCCTTCTGTCCTCCTCAGAGAGTGAGCAGCTGGCAGGCGTCAGCTTTTGTCCATCAGCcctaaccccccacccccccccccccccccccccccccacacacacacacaccctacacacAGTGCTGATCATTTTATTTCTCACACACTCCAACTTATGACTCTGAATTGGGGGGTCAGGGGTCAGAGGTGAATTCTGGCTCAGGTTATGATTTCCTACACACCCATGCAGCACTTCCACATTGTTAATCTCCAGATTTTTTAAATCACAGACTTGAGTTTATTGACAATCACTGTACAGCTGATGGGCATGTGTTTAAACACAGGTGGGCGTGTCTTTCAACAGACACGCCCTTTAAATATTTCTGAGTTGCACCTGGTGGTCAAACCCGAGCTCAGTCCCATCAGCAGTAAAGATTATAAGCCGCTGTGAATATGAAATCAAGACGCTGGATTCTAAACCGTCTGAGAAACAGTGGGAGTAAAAACGCACTCCACCTGCACAACACCGACTGCTTTTACGTTCAGAGTCATAAAAACACGTCGCACATCAATCAGAAGATTAAAGGTGTCCTTTTCACAATAATTTAAATATAATAGCTTTTTAAATGTTTGAGTCTGATTACTTTTCGCTATCAGAATCTACTCCTACATTCAGATCATTGTTTACTTCCTGTGCACAAGCAGCGTGATTTCAGCGTTATCTTGGCTTTATCTCAGCGTGATCTGTATTATTTCGATGTGACCTCTGTCTTATCTCAGCATTATCTCGGTGTGATTTCAGCGTTATCTTGGCTTTATCTCAGCGTGATCTGTATCTCCGCATGATCTCCATGTTATCTCAGAATTATCTCGGTGTGATTTCAGCATGATCTCAGCATTATCTTGGTGTGATTTCAGCGTTATCTTGGCTTTATCTCAGTGTGATCTGTGTTATCTCCGCATGATCTCCATGTTATCTCAGAATTATCTCGGTGTGATTTCAGCATGATCTCAGTGTTATCTTGGTGTGATCTCAGTGTGATCTCAGAGTTTTCTAACAGTATTTATGTCCCAGTCTGCAACAAGAGACTCGGTGTGGTGAAGTGTTTGCTGATGTGATGGTACCAAGTTTCAATTTAAACCacaaaaatgaatattttactgtttatttattaataacaggTTAATGTGGTTATTACATACAGCATCGAGGTCACAGGCTCTACAGTATTAATCAGCCAGCAGACAGAGAGTGAGCGCTGGATATTATTTAATCCAATAAATTACAGTGTTaatcaaataaataaacacagGACCATTAACTGCCTTCTACAATGCAGGCTACAGGAAGTTTACTTCAGACAGGAAGTAACGAGGTTCAGGAAAGAGGCGCTAATCTGGACCACACACTCACCAACAGGTATATCTATAAGATACATAGCAGAGGAGggtctaccacacacacacacacacacacaggtctacCAAGGTCTCCACATTTCCAGAGCTATTGGTGGACTTTTGGTGGGAGGCGGCCTAGTAAATATGGCGGGGTCATTTGAGGTTTGAGTGGGCGGAGCTACTCTGGGCGGTGATGAGGAGTGATCCATGTCGCTGATGCGGAGTGTTCCTGGCTCGGAGTTAGTGAATGAGGGTTTGGCTGGAGGGGATTTGGGCAGCAAGCGGAGCAGGTGGTTGAGGAGACGAGCGCCGAGCGTTTTGTCCATCCAGTCGCAGGACAGCAGCAGGTTGTGGACTTCATGCATGCACTGGATGTAGCCGGTGCTGTACCGCTGCTGCGCCTCCGGGTCCATAATCGGCTCTGGAGAGGGGAGAATCGGGACAAAATCAGAGCCTGATCATAACAGTCATGATCATAACTTCCTTAGTAACACTTTAAAGATGTGATTAAACATGTGACAAGCAAGAGTTCGGCCAATCAGGATCTGATATGCAAATTCAGGCCATGCAACAGCAGATTACCAGAAaaatgccctgtgtccgaaatcgctccctactcactatattgaggtatttcacccacgtgaccaagtcacgtgacgcagccattttggacagcacacttaagtccttcagtgcaaggcggtatgagatggtggagaactttgcacattttaacaagaaagtaagctgtgattcgtgttaaattggatctgtcttttatcacaaacactgtacccagccttggtatggagccctgtttatttatttctgtgtcccgtttctttctagcctctgttattgcgttttatgtctgatgtctgctacatgcaaccctagacaaattaacactgccttgtttcactgctcagatgggttaacaaacactgacccatttactttttgctatatattttatcaaaattgcgttaactgataaactaacctgaaatgaaatgatcactgcaaagtctggagtactctgttggctcccaatcctgtctcttcacagctgcaatccatttggccctcttgtctgggtcagtaggaaaccggtagtgatgtgtcggtcgcgaacgatccggttcaaagagccggctctttgaagtgaacgacgggagccggctcttcggtgggagccgagttggggagccgaattagttttttgtccttaggtgcctcagagagagagactttcacaaaaaaagttgctgtccgattgcgtctttgtgttgtctatgaccattcaaaggaaaaaaagtagcatggtgtacgcctcctttttttggttgggggggttgatgtcattcacagctgcgaaaatacgaaaattgttgtaatgcttaaagctgtggagcgcaggggagaggagtctgtgaggcacctgaggaggggaaaatcagctgtgtattttatattggtaatataacacagttttgcattatgtttgtgagaaaataatttattaattggtaagtaagttttatttctatagctagaacattgttactctgctgtactttacaaagctttacaatggctacaaaaactaaaaaaataaaatggaaaacatcctattgataaaatataaataataatgtaattaattaactagttaattgcagcaattaaatcaaaaataaaatctcaggagccgtttgggagccgaaagagcggctccttatagtaagaagagccaaaagagccggctcccaaaaaagagccgaaattcccatcactagaaacgggtaaaaggagcgtcctgcacgctgtccctgtctgttgtggcagcccacagcacaacaagcaaacaccatggttatttatagagtgcttactgacaaattaatctattctaggtgtctgtaacacgttttttttcaagccggttctccctctctgtctgcagcgttagtatgtagcttgacgttcaaaatggcggacaccggggcgtcacgtgaccctgtgacgacaGGTGAAATaccgaggacgccattttgtagtgctgtccgaaaccttagtgaggattatttacaccctatatagtgcactcaaagtatcccacaatgcatcacgaaaagtagtgcacaataatggtcactaaccaaagcaatatatcccatcatgcattgcggccacgctgaaagaaatcaaattaaaaatctcaaatgtgatttaataaaaggcaacggcaaagaagaaagtattcagccttgattttaaaaaaaactaaaagaTGCCGCAGACACAaagaactttgtattgattaatgtgggaaatgcgctcagtataatatggattcatcacaaaaacacacgcatgtatttattattttgaaacccaccagccgactgatctggcacgttttaattgtgagacagtaatgacgtaaagaccagcgcgacggactagtgtccgaaagcatttttttcattttaccaatgagctcactatatagtcctctatatagtaattccctatatagggagtagggagtagtgaacgatttCAGACACAAGGACGGAGACATTTCCAATTTTgcagattagaagaagaagaagcctttatttatcacatgcacacttaagcacagtgaaattcattctctgcatttaactcatctgaattagtgaacacacactcacacacacacacacacacacacacacacacacacacacacacacacacacacacacatccccagaGCAGTTGATAAACtatggatttttttaatgaatgtAAAAGTCTGGGTCTGTTTCTGTGGAATACAGTGTAAAGAAATATGTTTCAGTCTTTGTAAACATGTTTCATGTGACTTTAGGAGCAGAAACGTGACCCAGCGCTCGGTGTGTACAGGATTAGtgtacctgtctctctctctcacctgtaacTTTATGACTCTGGATGTTGTGTAGGTGTTTAACTGTCATCTCTAGAATATCAGCCTTCTCCAACTTCGACTGCTGCTTACACAAGAAAAGGGCGCGAGTTAAAATCAGGGAGCAGCTAATGTTAAATATTCACAACAAGTGTGTGACATCACAGTTATTCATAACAAAACTTTATGATCGTGTTGTATTGTATGATGCTGTCCAAAACGAGGCACCGCAGATGGTAGTGTTCATGAGCTACAGGTAGAAGGTGGACTCACAAATTATTCACCAGGTACATTTAGTCAACAAATGTCATCAAGATCCGcctactttcagaaaagatgCAATGTGACTGACATGGCAGACAGCCAATCACAGATCTTTTCCTGTGTTCCTTAAAAAAAAcctctttttaaaacattttaaagACCAAATTCTCTGAACTCTTTTCAGTCCACTGACTGCATCCTGCTCTGGAAAGCTGTTTGTTTACTTTCCTGCTGGAAACCGGGGCGTATACAGAGAAGCCtagttaaccaatcagatttcagcCTTCAAGATTCTGAAGCTCATGGCCAGAAATGAGTACAAATGATATCAGACACTCTTTGGCCTGTGGGCGGAGCCTGTGAGGGCGAGTCTGCTTATTAAGTAACTTTGTGGTGTTGGAGATTTATAGATGTTCATTGTAATCAATAATAGTTACCATGGAAACAGACTTATCACTCTGGCTGGACTGAAGTGATAAAACCTTTGCAAACTTTGAAAAAAATGAACGCCGATGTTTAGGTTAACATTAGCCTGAAAATAAGCAACTTTACTCATTAGTTGTAAAGTCGTAGAGTTATTTGTATCTCTAAGCTTTTATTCTGTTTCCAGTATAACATTTTGTGATACTATTAATTTTCTACAAATtatgcaaatctcatctcattatctgtagccgctttatcctgttctacagggtcgcaggcaagctggagcctatcccagctgactacgggcgaaaggcggggttcaccctggacaagtcgccaggtcatcacagggctgacacatagacaaccattcacactcacattcacacctacgctcaatttagagtcaccagttaacctaacctgcatgtctttggactgtgggggaaaccggagcacccggaggaaacccacgcggacacggggagaacatgcaaactccgcacagaaagggcctcgccggccacagggctcgaacccggaccttcttgctgtgaggcgacagcgctaaccactacaccactgtgccgccccaaattaTACAAATGGCAACTAAAATAAATGAACATCACATTAACACATTACACCGTGTGTcatgaaattatttttaaaaattctgttcagtttatttattttttcttcctgAACTGTAGCTCTGTCTTCTCTCACTCAGAAATCTAAACATTCAGGGATGAAACAGAGtataatttattatttatattttccaCACTTATCTGTATCTAATATTGTGGCcagtgatcagtgtgtgtgtgtgtgtgtgtgtttagatgaATTCAAAGTTAAAGCTGGTAGCAGTGTGAAGATGAAGAAATCAGGAACTTGTTCAGTTTAAAGATGATGAATTAGACTCACGTCGAGCCCAAAGACTCCCACCACCGTCTCTCTGAGCTGCTCCAGGCAGTGATTAatcctctctctcctcttcctctcgaTCAGAGGCTTCctcagctagagagagagagggagagagagaagtagTGACTGCTCTGTAATTCAGCACAAACATCAGGAGAGAGAAGTTTGAGAAGTTAAAGTGTGTCAGTTGTTCGTACCTTCCTCTCGTCCCTGCTGCTGTTCTGTCTGTCTGCACTCAGGGTCGCACTCGCTGCTGTCATGACTCTCAAACTTTACTTTATTTCTGAgggaaagttgtgtgtgtgtgtgtggaggagttTGTGCTGTTCTGAGTACGACTCCATTTATAGAGCACTGATTAGCATGTGAATGGGGGAAGGAGAGACcaaacgcacagagagagagagagagagagagagcataagtGTGTTCTCACTTTCTCTCCCCTTCCTTTTACTTTTTATATTTTCCTCTCTTTTCCTGCCTTTTCGTTAtcgttctctctctttctcctttacgcttcagctctctctctcatctcatctcattatctgtagccgctttatccttctacagggtcgcaggcgagctggatcctatcccagctgactacgggtgaaaggcggggttcaccctggacaagtcgccaggtcatcacagggctgacacatagacacagacaaccattcacactcacattcacacctacgctcaatttagagtcaccagttaacctaacctgcatgtctttggactgtgggggaaaccggagcacccggaggaaacccacgcggacacggggagaacatgcaaactccgcacagaaaggccctcgccggccacggggctcgaacctggaccttcttgctgtgaggagacagcgctaaccactacaccaccgtgccgccccagctctctctctctccttctaaaATTTAATGGTGTCTCTCTCCCATCTTCCTCTCTTTTCCTCCATATTTGTCTTCCTCACTCATTCCTTTTCCCCCTTTCTTCTTTTATCTGGTTCATTTCTCactctcttctttttcttttactcTTGAttcctctctttttttctttgtattcctctttttcctctcttctcattttctctctcttcttcacATTCATAGTCAGAACAGAAATCAATATGCAACAAGTGTCAacaagatctctctctctctctctctctctcacacacgggacagatgtctgtactccccccccccatcctTGATTGAAGCTGCAGTTTCACTGATCTGCTTTGTGACAGGTGCATGGGGCTGGGAGTCTGAGCAAATCCTGATGTCTGGGTGGGCGGGACAACCTTCATCTCTCCTGTCAATCAAACCAACTCTAGCCAATCAGAAGGTCTGTATGCTCATGGAACAAGGTTACACTGAGGTTAGATTCGCATCAAAGAGGAAGCGCTCGTTGGCCTTCATCATTTCAGATTGGTAGCTGTGGTGAGTCAAGTGGAAAGAAAATTATTAAGGGCAGAGAACTGATTACTAAATGGTTACCGGACTTTATTTTCAGAACATACAGTATGAAGAACAGTCATTTTGAAAATATGTAAGAATTGGATGATATATTGGTATAACAATATACCGTGACAGTCTGAGCACTGATTCACACTTAGTACTAAGTGCAGCATGAGAATAAGCATTTAGCCTGTAGCATGCAGTACGTCATTCTGATTTGGGACACAGCCATTCTAATCAGAAGGACTGTTGGAGACCACAGCTTTAGCTGCTTTGGGGTCAACTTTGCTCCTTCATTCTTCCACAATGAAACAGTGAGCAGATGCGAGTGGGGCAGATGTCCCTTCAGAATCAAGCCTGCGAGGAATTAAACCCAAGCTCAGCTGCCTGTGTTTGATTTGTGCTGTGCAAGTGCCAGGCGTGCGAGCAGAACGTGGGAAACTCGCACAGACAAAAGGGCACATTGATCTAAGGCTAATGAGCGTGAAAGGGGGAGTGACCTCGTGCCTGCAGGAGGAGACAAGGAAGTGGGAGGCAGGTGTACAatggagagaaagtgtgtgtgtgtgtgtgtgttactcagggTAGGGAGTGTGTAAATGGCAGGTGCGGCTTTGAAAATGTCTCATTTATGGCAGATGTTCAGTAAAGCCAGACGGATTGCAACGACACATTCATGTTCAGAGATTAATACAATGCAATAACGGGCAATTAATTGTATGACATAACTGCTGTAGCTGCTCCACTCACTGACAGCAAACACACAACTGTGTCAGCATCCGAGCTGTACTGAGAATAAACCATCACTCAAATCTTATGTGCTCCCTTTCTAATGATGGACAGGCTAgagggggtgccaa includes the following:
- the her8.2 gene encoding hairy-related 8.2; amino-acid sequence: MTAASATLSADRQNSSRDERKLRKPLIERKRRERINHCLEQLRETVVGVFGLDQSKLEKADILEMTVKHLHNIQSHKVTEPIMDPEAQQRYSTGYIQCMHEVHNLLLSCDWMDKTLGARLLNHLLRLLPKSPPAKPSFTNSEPGTLRISDMDHSSSPPRVAPPTQTSNDPAIFTRPPPTKSPPIALEMWRPW